The Dehalococcoidales bacterium genome window below encodes:
- a CDS encoding c-type cytochrome → MTKRKRFLLVFTLIFSFLLVLGTAVAGQEEVPPPYAGMENPFPWDDAAVQEAGKTVYQGSCLGCHGIDGGNLASADFSTEEYRNALEERPDHAFWILSEGETGKGMPPFKSSLSEEQRWQILTYLWSLGAAAPPVSPPPPPTVVEGGKLHLSAPEQAQAGQPLTLNAQLRNEDEGVIAGGLVKFFINVDFFASGPMEIGEALTDNNGIATLEYTPRIAGETKVVARYGTIEATSSLNISEREEPFYEAEAGIRLPAPGDPVFIGPESALQLGEMGQAPTSAFYLPGGVISWLLIVAVTVMVIWVTYFRVVYQVFRIPMANEVSEINPKLVPMAIMAFVTVMGVILVLMLLTGPYSHFHLLQ, encoded by the coding sequence ATGACGAAGAGAAAGAGGTTTCTGCTGGTTTTTACCTTGATATTCTCTTTCCTGCTGGTGCTGGGTACTGCCGTCGCCGGCCAGGAAGAAGTACCGCCCCCGTACGCCGGTATGGAAAACCCGTTCCCCTGGGATGATGCCGCGGTACAGGAAGCGGGAAAGACCGTCTACCAGGGATCCTGCCTGGGCTGTCACGGCATTGACGGCGGTAACCTGGCTTCAGCCGACTTCTCCACTGAGGAGTACCGCAATGCTCTGGAAGAAAGACCAGACCATGCCTTCTGGATACTAAGTGAAGGCGAGACGGGTAAGGGTATGCCGCCATTCAAATCATCCCTCTCTGAAGAACAACGCTGGCAGATATTGACTTACCTCTGGTCTCTGGGAGCAGCCGCCCCGCCAGTATCACCACCCCCTCCCCCAACGGTGGTAGAAGGTGGCAAGTTACACCTCAGCGCACCGGAGCAAGCGCAGGCCGGACAACCGTTGACCCTGAACGCCCAGCTACGTAATGAAGATGAAGGAGTTATCGCCGGGGGGCTGGTAAAATTCTTTATCAACGTAGATTTCTTTGCCTCCGGGCCGATGGAAATCGGTGAGGCGCTAACAGATAACAACGGTATCGCTACTCTAGAGTATACTCCCCGGATAGCCGGTGAGACGAAGGTAGTAGCTCGTTACGGAACCATTGAGGCTACTTCTTCTCTTAATATCAGTGAAAGGGAGGAGCCTTTCTATGAGGCCGAAGCCGGCATTCGTCTGCCGGCGCCGGGCGACCCCGTATTCATTGGGCCTGAGTCAGCTCTGCAGTTGGGCGAGATGGGACAAGCTCCCACCAGCGCTTTTTACCTGCCCGGAGGAGTAATTTCCTGGCTGCTTATCGTGGCAGTAACGGTCATGGTCATCTGGGTTACCTATTTCCGTGTCGTTTACCAGGTATTCCGCATCCCGATGGCAAACGAAGTAAGTGAGATTAATCCCAAGCTGGTACCAATGGCAATCATGGCCTTTGTCACCGTCATGGGTGTGATTCTGGTACTGATGCTGCTGACCGGTCCTTATAGTCACTTCCACCTGCTCCAGTAG